From Neobacillus sp. PS2-9, the proteins below share one genomic window:
- a CDS encoding response regulator transcription factor, translating into MKHIFVIDDEKNIRDILQKYMESEGYKVTLFSDGVNVYQEMLRLKPDLLVVDIMLPHMDGLELCKEIRKSSEIPIIFVSARDGEFDRILGLELGGDDYLTKPFSPRELMVRIKNIFKRMEKTTVSKPQMLTIRDLMIDFERRYIEKEGLEIKLTTKEYDLFIFLARNKGKPFTREELLEFIWGYEYTGDGRLIDDLVKRVRKKLEQHESSVELSTIWGYGYRVDD; encoded by the coding sequence ATGAAGCATATTTTTGTGATAGATGATGAAAAGAATATCCGCGATATTTTGCAAAAATACATGGAAAGCGAAGGCTACAAAGTCACCCTTTTTTCAGATGGGGTGAATGTCTATCAGGAGATGCTGCGCTTAAAACCGGATTTGTTGGTGGTTGATATCATGCTTCCTCATATGGATGGGCTCGAGCTTTGTAAAGAGATTCGCAAATCGAGTGAAATTCCGATTATTTTTGTGTCGGCCCGGGACGGGGAGTTTGACCGTATTCTAGGGCTAGAGCTTGGTGGCGATGATTATTTAACAAAGCCGTTTAGTCCAAGAGAACTGATGGTTCGTATTAAAAATATATTTAAACGGATGGAAAAAACAACTGTAAGTAAACCGCAAATGCTGACAATCCGCGATTTAATGATTGATTTTGAGCGAAGATACATAGAAAAAGAGGGACTTGAAATCAAATTAACAACCAAAGAATATGATTTATTTATTTTTCTAGCCCGGAATAAAGGAAAGCCGTTCACGAGGGAAGAACTACTCGAGTTTATTTGGGGGTATGAATATACCGGGGATGGTCGGCTGATTGATGATCTCGTGAAGCGCGTTCGTAAAAAGCTAGAGCAGCACGAATCTTCGGTTGAACTCTCAACGATTTGGGGTTATGGATACAGGGTGGATGATTAA
- a CDS encoding HAMP domain-containing sensor histidine kinase, with the protein MRIGAKLLFTYFLLIISIFLITSLTFHFIAQRYLIHETKQQLHKEASVVSQLLGKTVLSSLTVKEQLVNRKALALSERLLSSELIIWNKNQVIVYTDLKAAALVEFRKDPDRRFISETVKISSKNGKTKGYVTLVQRLVEIKEINRLMRRSQLISLVISALIAVGLGVFFKKNLTRPIRRLTEHMKHFSLKGLDQEIKLESKDEVGELAASFNALSRRLKQYDADQKIFFQNASHELKTPLMAIQGNAEGILDGVVTGEDVTASLNVIIAESQRLKRIVEGITYLAKLESVEESFVFRRESLDVIVGEAVESVRALAEQRGIEIGVESGVVEPVLVDGEKMKRAFINLLGNAIRFAKSTVSVMSEVSEDGTAVLVEVADDGKGFAPGEEMKVFQRFYSGDEGGSGMGLAITKAIIEGHGGSITAFNRGQGGAVFQISLKENLNTNK; encoded by the coding sequence ATGAGAATTGGCGCAAAGCTCTTATTCACATATTTTCTATTAATTATTAGTATTTTTTTGATTACTAGCCTAACTTTTCATTTCATTGCCCAGCGTTATTTAATTCATGAAACCAAGCAGCAGTTGCATAAGGAAGCCAGTGTGGTGAGTCAATTACTAGGGAAGACGGTTCTATCAAGTCTAACGGTTAAAGAACAGCTGGTGAATCGCAAGGCCCTGGCGCTGTCGGAACGGTTGCTTTCTTCGGAATTAATTATTTGGAACAAGAATCAGGTAATTGTTTATACGGATTTAAAGGCTGCGGCCCTCGTTGAATTTAGGAAGGATCCGGATAGAAGGTTTATCTCCGAGACCGTAAAGATTTCGTCTAAAAATGGGAAAACAAAAGGATATGTCACTCTGGTCCAAAGACTTGTCGAAATAAAAGAAATTAATCGTCTTATGCGAAGGTCACAGTTAATTAGTTTAGTTATTTCAGCTTTAATTGCCGTTGGTCTGGGTGTCTTTTTTAAAAAGAACTTAACGCGACCGATTCGAAGATTGACAGAGCATATGAAGCATTTTTCGCTCAAAGGTTTGGACCAGGAAATTAAGCTGGAGTCAAAGGATGAAGTGGGGGAATTAGCCGCCAGCTTTAATGCGTTGTCTCGAAGGTTGAAGCAGTATGATGCTGATCAAAAAATCTTTTTTCAGAATGCTTCCCATGAGTTAAAAACTCCGTTAATGGCGATTCAGGGAAATGCAGAGGGGATTTTGGATGGAGTGGTGACTGGTGAAGACGTGACTGCCAGTCTCAATGTCATCATTGCCGAAAGCCAGCGCTTGAAACGGATTGTCGAAGGTATCACATATTTAGCGAAGCTGGAGAGTGTCGAGGAGAGCTTTGTGTTTAGGCGGGAGTCACTAGATGTGATTGTTGGGGAGGCTGTGGAGAGTGTTAGGGCACTGGCTGAGCAACGCGGGATTGAGATTGGTGTAGAAAGTGGAGTGGTGGAACCGGTCTTGGTGGATGGCGAAAAGATGAAAAGGGCGTTTATCAATTTATTAGGGAATGCGATCCGATTTGCGAAATCTACTGTTTCCGTCATGTCCGAAGTGTCAGAGGATGGAACTGCTGTCTTGGTGGAGGTGGCGGACGATGGAAAGGGATTTGCACCCGGAGAAGAGATGAAGGTGTTCCAACGTTTTTATAGCGGTGATGAAGGTGGCTCAGGAATGGGCCTTGCTATAACCAAGGCCATCATTGAGGGACACGGCGGATCAATTACTGCGTTTAATCGGGGGCAGGGAGGAGCGGTGTTCCAAATTAGCTTGAAGGAAAACCTAAATACAAACAAATAA
- a CDS encoding sigma-70 family RNA polymerase sigma factor — protein MYVIKRKEHSTPNEISYLSKDDQLAWLMDEYGDMVVRLAFTYVKNKELAEDISQEVFISCYNHLDDFQNRSTYKTWLYRITANKCKDVLKSWSFRNLQYKDFLQMILKSGAPTADMKMIESEEKELIFQQVLSLPIKLREVITLYYYEECTVDEIAKLLNLNTNTVKTRLHRGRNSLKTSLKGSNIYEK, from the coding sequence GTGTATGTTATAAAAAGAAAAGAACATTCGACACCTAATGAAATTAGCTATTTATCCAAGGATGATCAACTTGCCTGGTTAATGGATGAATATGGAGATATGGTCGTTCGACTTGCGTTTACATATGTCAAAAATAAAGAATTGGCTGAGGATATTTCACAGGAGGTATTTATCAGCTGCTATAACCACCTAGACGATTTCCAAAACCGGTCGACCTATAAAACCTGGCTATACCGAATCACTGCCAATAAATGCAAGGACGTATTGAAAAGTTGGTCCTTTAGAAACCTTCAATACAAAGACTTTTTACAAATGATTTTAAAAAGTGGGGCACCTACAGCAGATATGAAAATGATTGAGAGTGAAGAGAAAGAGTTGATTTTTCAACAGGTGCTCTCTCTCCCAATCAAATTGAGAGAAGTGATTACCCTTTATTACTATGAGGAATGTACCGTCGATGAGATTGCCAAGCTTTTAAATCTCAATACCAATACAGTAAAAACCAGGCTTCATCGCGGAAGAAATTCATTAAAAACATCATTAAAGGGGAGCAATATTTATGAAAAATAA